From Plasmodium vivax scf_3643 genomic scaffold, whole genome shotgun sequence:
TATAATGTTTGGAGcgttttatgtattttaccTTTACTATAATGTAAACACTATTATTAGTTKaaaatataaataatatatYGTATGATCYctctatttattattatttttttaatttacaMYTATAAGCAAAGGTTctcataaatatgttttRTTTACTTGTTAGGCCACACCTTTGGGGAGATGGATACGCAATAAGATGGGGAGAAGGGAAAATGATTATGATGATCGGTCAGAAAGAAGTTATTCAACGTTAGACTATGATTCAGAAAATGATGATATGTATTCCAGTAGCATGAGTTATAATGTATCTTATTATCCTACATGACATAATTAAGTGTAGTTAcgaaaaatatcaaaatatcCARTTGGAGATAATGAGAAAAGCAGRAAGTAATACGATTATGCTTCAGCTTTTTAAATWTGAAAATAAGGGGATGTACATATCTTCATAGAACAAATCAAATATGAAAAGGATTGTTATGTTGCATGTGAAGAAATATCAACATCAAATTAMTGAWTGCATTAATTARAAATAGATGCctaatttaattcatttgtaacataaaaatacattagaATAAA
This genomic window contains:
- a CDS encoding variable surface protein Vir12, putative (encoded by transcript PVX_129260A) translates to MFGAFYATPLGRWIRNKMGRRENDYDDRSERSYSTLDYDSENDDMYSSSMSYNVSYYPT